One Vallitalea pronyensis genomic region harbors:
- a CDS encoding mannonate dehydratase, with protein MMKLGLGLYRHMLNKDYYQFARQCGCTHLIIHLADYYKNQIVTATDDQTNYGVSKTKDPIWSLDSMLRIKEEAENYGLTVYGIENFAPADWYDVLLDGPKRDEQMAYLKEIIRNTGKAGFKAFGYNFSLAGVWGHMKAAAARGGAMSNCFCADQLNLDAPIPNGQVWNMTYDADAEKGFMEDISYDGIWDRLKRFLDEMLPVAEEAGVELALHPDDPPMPMLRKTPRLVYQQELYDKLMDINRSPANTIEFCMGSIQEMQGSNIYEAIEQYASQGRISYVHFRNVKGKVPDYREVFVDEGDIDMLKALKIFHQYDFDGVFIPDHTPEIHCDAPWHAGMAFALGYMRAAMHSIQGNPLKEGDKDA; from the coding sequence ATGATGAAACTTGGACTTGGGCTATACCGTCACATGCTCAATAAAGATTACTATCAATTTGCAAGACAATGTGGCTGTACCCATCTTATCATTCATTTAGCGGATTATTATAAAAATCAGATTGTTACGGCAACAGATGATCAGACCAATTACGGCGTATCGAAGACAAAAGACCCCATATGGTCATTGGATAGTATGTTACGTATAAAAGAAGAAGCAGAAAACTATGGTTTAACCGTATACGGTATTGAGAACTTTGCCCCAGCGGATTGGTATGATGTTTTATTAGATGGTCCCAAAAGGGATGAACAAATGGCATACTTAAAAGAGATTATTCGAAACACAGGGAAAGCAGGCTTTAAAGCCTTTGGTTATAATTTTAGCTTAGCTGGTGTATGGGGGCATATGAAAGCAGCTGCTGCAAGAGGTGGAGCCATGAGTAATTGCTTTTGTGCAGACCAGCTGAACCTTGATGCACCTATTCCAAATGGACAGGTATGGAACATGACCTATGATGCAGATGCTGAAAAAGGTTTTATGGAAGACATCAGTTATGATGGGATTTGGGACCGACTAAAACGCTTTTTAGATGAGATGCTGCCTGTAGCAGAAGAAGCAGGTGTTGAACTGGCACTCCACCCGGATGACCCACCCATGCCAATGCTTAGAAAAACACCAAGATTAGTGTATCAACAAGAGCTGTATGATAAGTTAATGGATATAAATAGGAGCCCAGCTAACACCATTGAATTTTGCATGGGAAGCATTCAGGAAATGCAAGGCTCCAATATTTATGAAGCTATTGAACAATACGCATCACAAGGTCGCATCAGCTATGTGCATTTTAGAAATGTCAAAGGAAAAGTCCCTGATTATCGAGAAGTATTCGTTGATGAAGGGGATATTGATATGTTAAAAGCGCTGAAAATCTTTCATCAATACGATTTTGACGGTGTATTCATTCCAGACCATACACCTGAAATACATTGTGACGCACCGTGGCATGCAGGCATGGCATTTGCATTAGGCTATATGCGTGCAGCCATGCATAGTATTCAAGGTAATCCGTTAAAGGAAGGTGATAAGGATGCATAA
- a CDS encoding cupin domain-containing protein produces the protein MALQALYHDGEGYKPLVLTKEWQLAQLNTCESQYPENIKMLDQHDFTDETFTLVKGRAVLLTYDEKTKKGYLTVMQQGITYNVPQMVWHNIAMDQDTTVMITEGRDAHLKGFAQIPIPNEFYHSLQKKIETLWR, from the coding sequence ATGGCATTACAAGCATTGTATCATGATGGAGAAGGTTATAAGCCTCTTGTTCTCACCAAAGAATGGCAATTAGCACAACTCAACACATGTGAATCCCAATACCCTGAGAACATTAAGATGCTTGATCAACATGACTTTACAGATGAAACATTTACATTAGTTAAAGGAAGAGCAGTGTTGCTAACCTATGATGAAAAAACGAAAAAAGGGTATTTGACAGTGATGCAACAAGGCATAACCTATAACGTACCCCAAATGGTTTGGCATAATATTGCCATGGATCAGGATACCACCGTTATGATTACGGAAGGAAGAGATGCACACCTAAAAGGTTTTGCTCAGATACCGATACCTAATGAATTTTATCATAGCCTGCAAAAAAAAATAGAGACCCTTTGGCGATGA
- a CDS encoding RraA family protein, producing MTQLWNSDQEMFELIKQELYTPVVGDILDSKGLYHQFLPQEVQPMKKDMQVVGYAMPVLMIDVYGEQGKPFGYLTEALDQLKENEIYIASGGHMRCAYWGEILTATAKTRKAAGAVINGFHRDTPQVLEQNWPVFSRGGYAQDSSVRTKVVDFRCPIEVGQVWVEPGDLIFGDIDGVLVIPKDLIEETITKALEKARGEKVVRQAIENGMTATDAFATYGIL from the coding sequence ATGACACAATTATGGAATTCAGACCAAGAGATGTTTGAACTGATTAAACAAGAGCTGTATACACCTGTTGTTGGGGATATTTTAGATAGCAAAGGGTTGTATCATCAATTTTTACCTCAGGAAGTGCAGCCAATGAAAAAGGATATGCAAGTGGTTGGCTATGCCATGCCGGTTCTCATGATTGATGTATACGGTGAGCAAGGCAAACCTTTTGGCTATTTAACAGAAGCCTTGGACCAACTGAAAGAAAACGAAATTTATATCGCTTCAGGGGGACATATGCGTTGTGCATACTGGGGTGAAATATTAACAGCTACTGCCAAAACACGAAAAGCAGCAGGTGCAGTCATCAATGGTTTTCATCGGGATACACCACAAGTTTTGGAGCAAAATTGGCCTGTTTTTTCCCGTGGCGGTTATGCACAAGATTCTTCCGTAAGGACCAAGGTGGTTGATTTTCGCTGCCCTATTGAAGTGGGACAGGTTTGGGTTGAGCCAGGTGATCTCATTTTTGGTGACATAGACGGTGTCTTGGTCATACCCAAAGACTTGATTGAAGAGACCATTACAAAAGCATTGGAAAAAGCAAGAGGCGAAAAAGTGGTCAGACAAGCCATTGAAAATGGCATGACAGCAACAGATGCCTTTGCCACATATGGCATTTTATAG
- a CDS encoding AraC family transcriptional regulator yields MDHPVKWQDSYVASKHITILTGEQLKIPGVRVFGKQHMTSAVSPLSTHYHENAYEFVLVSEGSFTFTVGDETYDVSGGDVFLSFPNELHSTAQSPLSLGGFFWIQLDISVMDNFLFLSEEARGHLIEALSSMTAHVIKAENSALVSLCKKTFKLALENEAYAAASHFVYLIYAILEASKKISSVRTEDIQQVINYIHDHVTHDISLYDLAHLSNLSLSHFKQKFKKQIGVSPRNYINIQKIELAKKLLKEGKSKTETAMLLGFNTSSYFSSVFKKYTTKTPSEYTK; encoded by the coding sequence ATGGATCATCCTGTGAAATGGCAAGACAGTTATGTTGCATCAAAACACATTACCATATTGACTGGTGAACAACTTAAAATTCCAGGTGTGCGTGTATTTGGGAAGCAACATATGACCAGTGCTGTATCCCCTTTATCTACCCATTATCATGAAAACGCCTATGAATTTGTCCTGGTATCTGAAGGCTCTTTTACCTTCACAGTAGGGGACGAAACATATGACGTATCTGGTGGTGATGTGTTTCTGTCCTTTCCAAATGAACTCCATAGTACTGCCCAATCGCCATTATCCCTTGGGGGATTTTTTTGGATACAGTTGGATATATCTGTCATGGACAACTTTCTATTTTTGTCTGAAGAAGCAAGGGGGCATTTAATAGAGGCATTAAGCAGTATGACAGCTCATGTGATTAAAGCAGAAAATTCAGCATTAGTTAGCCTATGTAAAAAAACATTTAAACTGGCTTTGGAAAATGAAGCTTATGCGGCGGCCAGTCACTTCGTATATTTAATCTATGCTATCTTAGAGGCATCAAAAAAAATATCCTCAGTACGCACTGAAGATATTCAACAAGTAATTAACTATATACATGATCATGTAACCCATGACATATCCCTTTATGATTTGGCTCATTTAAGCAATCTATCCCTCTCTCATTTTAAGCAAAAATTTAAGAAGCAGATTGGGGTTTCCCCAAGGAACTACATCAATATACAAAAAATAGAACTTGCCAAAAAGCTCTTAAAAGAGGGAAAATCCAAAACAGAAACGGCTATGTTACTAGGCTTTAACACCAGCAGTTACTTTTCCTCTGTTTTTAAAAAATATACCACGAAGACACCATCTGAGTACACGAAGTGA
- a CDS encoding M24 family metallopeptidase: protein MHKERVKIIHDYLEEHNLSALVLYRPEALVMSMGYHPHMGLGMAVFYRNHGPILYVSEYEPLDRILDEQPDIKKINFQMGTDAMGAFMNTIKADFNQYGNHTLPVGLVKDASQVSITGTVAEGLPFTNEWLEGLESLSKAGYVDISHSIQQIFAYKTKRDIEHIKKVFEVTQKGIDAFYGQLKAGQTEISIKACIEYAITLEGNRDDVFMASGFAQVQAGQHTTMSGRYNMATGNVLQEGDFVLLELAVCVNGYWCDITRTGYVGTPTQQAEAMYQIIKKAQMQAIAKLRAGVACSEIYDEAMNVIKEAGYEANFTHALGHGVGFRYHDYTPVIGPDNHQVLKEGMVITIEPGIYGDAIGGGIRIEDNVVILKDGCNILSGPLRSGLKGLDEEAVHE from the coding sequence ATGCATAAAGAACGGGTGAAAATCATCCATGATTATTTAGAAGAACACAATTTATCTGCTTTGGTCCTCTATCGGCCAGAAGCACTGGTTATGTCAATGGGGTATCACCCTCATATGGGTTTAGGTATGGCTGTTTTCTATAGGAATCATGGACCGATTCTCTATGTATCCGAATATGAGCCTCTGGATCGTATTCTGGATGAACAACCGGACATTAAAAAGATAAACTTCCAGATGGGTACAGATGCCATGGGTGCTTTCATGAATACCATAAAAGCTGATTTTAATCAATATGGTAATCATACTTTGCCTGTTGGACTGGTTAAAGATGCATCACAAGTTTCTATAACAGGTACTGTAGCAGAAGGTTTACCGTTTACTAATGAGTGGTTAGAGGGATTAGAATCCCTATCAAAAGCAGGTTATGTAGATATATCCCATAGCATCCAGCAGATATTTGCCTATAAAACCAAAAGGGACATTGAACACATTAAAAAAGTTTTTGAGGTTACCCAAAAAGGTATAGATGCTTTTTATGGTCAGTTGAAGGCAGGTCAAACAGAGATTTCTATAAAAGCCTGTATTGAATATGCCATTACCCTAGAAGGTAACCGTGACGATGTGTTTATGGCTTCTGGGTTTGCACAAGTTCAAGCAGGACAGCATACAACCATGTCAGGCCGTTATAACATGGCTACTGGCAATGTCTTACAAGAGGGTGATTTTGTCTTGCTGGAACTCGCTGTATGTGTCAATGGGTATTGGTGCGATATCACACGAACAGGTTATGTTGGAACCCCAACCCAGCAAGCAGAGGCTATGTACCAGATCATAAAAAAAGCCCAAATGCAAGCCATTGCTAAGCTAAGAGCAGGTGTTGCTTGTTCAGAGATTTATGATGAAGCAATGAATGTGATCAAAGAAGCGGGTTATGAAGCCAATTTTACCCATGCTTTAGGTCATGGTGTGGGTTTTCGTTATCATGATTATACACCTGTTATTGGACCTGATAATCATCAGGTGCTAAAAGAAGGTATGGTTATCACCATTGAACCGGGTATCTATGGTGACGCCATTGGCGGTGGCATACGTATAGAAGATAATGTTGTCATCTTAAAAGATGGCTGTAACATCCTTTCAGGTCCACTTAGAAGTGGGTTAAAGGGTTTAGATGAGGAGGCTGTCCATGAATAA
- a CDS encoding glycoside hydrolase family 38 N-terminal domain-containing protein, translating to MKHTIKTMYVVHHSHTDIGYTDLQERIIDVQANYLNTVLEMMKQRENEGFRWNCETYFCVEVFLKRATEEQKKAFFQWVKEDKIGLSATYLNFNDLVDTQVINERLDEMVAMFKQEGTTPRTAMIADVNGISMGHRDALINHGIEFFYTNTHCHHGMYPLYQNQIPFRWENEEGKSLLVWSGEHYNLGNVLGIKPNQMNTYMANLYQGEKTDFSKPVDMVYTNLEKYVTECEDNGYDYDFIVASVSGAFTDNAPPDLEIIHIIDQYNQQYPDGVRLQMVSLQELYALIKDKIADAPVYRGDLTDWWANGANAAPYLVKHYKDAVRNYHLCKRLDKKICQKYPVEARKAQDNILLYAEHTCGHSATVSNPYETMISNLEIRKNSYGSKAHEYASFLLNRVAEDMGDIMRYYHVEGKIKVVNPTNLSGKMPVEFYIETGLMKDVKVTNADTGQEVISQLSTHPRGVLITFMDTFTAHETKEYGYTYKPEPSETINTRRAYIGSERVRDIVNDYDSISYTLPYGFENQWFKLTYDHEKGITGFINKQTGKDMLVENTIPFFTPIYECTPARVSDDNPTGSPFMERQILGRNIRGKHAQCHAGVMQEISVVERGDVFTTIKFVYDLPGTIHCCVFVKFFNDIPKIDFKLQLGKTISTDIESVYMPLSLELDDKQVYIKKGTEAFRPGVDQIPGTCMEYYGTDTGLVYTSKAGSVLISTPDTLMIYMGDMKHHAIQLCDNQEANNQRPVYSWIMNNTWETNFNLNLAGFNEFRYSLTLADTININEAYNTLDELQFKPYTFIVE from the coding sequence ATGAAACACACCATTAAGACCATGTACGTTGTCCATCATAGTCACACAGACATTGGCTACACGGATTTGCAAGAGCGTATTATTGATGTGCAAGCAAATTACTTGAACACGGTTTTGGAGATGATGAAACAACGTGAAAACGAAGGCTTTCGTTGGAATTGTGAAACCTATTTTTGTGTAGAAGTCTTTTTAAAGAGAGCCACAGAAGAGCAAAAGAAGGCCTTTTTCCAATGGGTGAAAGAAGATAAAATTGGTTTATCTGCTACCTATTTGAATTTCAATGATTTAGTGGATACCCAAGTGATTAATGAACGTTTAGATGAGATGGTTGCCATGTTTAAACAAGAAGGTACAACGCCTAGAACGGCTATGATTGCAGATGTGAACGGTATTTCCATGGGTCATAGGGATGCGCTGATTAACCACGGTATTGAATTTTTCTATACCAATACCCATTGTCATCACGGCATGTACCCACTCTATCAAAATCAAATCCCATTTCGTTGGGAAAATGAAGAAGGCAAAAGTCTGTTGGTTTGGAGTGGGGAACATTATAATTTAGGTAATGTTTTAGGTATAAAACCTAATCAAATGAACACCTATATGGCTAACCTCTATCAAGGAGAAAAAACAGATTTCTCAAAACCTGTGGATATGGTCTATACAAATCTTGAGAAGTATGTAACAGAATGTGAGGATAATGGCTACGATTATGACTTCATTGTTGCCTCTGTTTCAGGAGCATTCACGGATAATGCCCCTCCAGACCTTGAAATCATACACATCATTGATCAATACAACCAACAGTATCCGGATGGCGTTCGTTTACAAATGGTCAGTTTACAAGAATTATATGCTTTAATTAAAGATAAAATTGCAGATGCTCCTGTTTATCGTGGTGATTTAACCGATTGGTGGGCAAATGGTGCTAATGCGGCCCCGTATCTTGTAAAGCACTATAAAGATGCCGTTAGAAATTACCATCTATGCAAGCGTCTAGACAAAAAAATATGCCAAAAATACCCTGTGGAAGCGCGAAAAGCACAAGACAATATACTCTTATATGCAGAACATACCTGTGGTCATTCAGCCACCGTATCCAACCCATACGAAACCATGATATCCAATTTGGAGATTCGCAAAAACAGCTATGGGTCAAAAGCCCATGAGTATGCATCCTTCTTACTCAATCGTGTGGCGGAAGACATGGGCGATATCATGCGTTATTATCATGTTGAGGGTAAAATTAAAGTGGTTAATCCAACAAACCTGTCCGGTAAAATGCCTGTTGAATTTTATATTGAAACAGGGCTGATGAAGGATGTAAAAGTTACCAATGCAGACACAGGACAAGAGGTAATCTCACAATTATCAACCCATCCAAGAGGTGTACTGATTACGTTTATGGATACATTCACGGCTCATGAAACAAAAGAATACGGTTATACCTATAAGCCTGAGCCTTCAGAAACCATCAACACAAGGAGAGCTTATATTGGGTCAGAACGGGTTAGAGATATTGTGAATGACTACGATTCTATCAGCTATACATTACCTTATGGGTTCGAAAACCAGTGGTTTAAGTTGACCTATGATCATGAAAAAGGTATTACTGGTTTTATCAATAAGCAGACAGGAAAAGATATGCTTGTGGAGAATACCATACCCTTTTTCACCCCTATTTATGAATGCACCCCTGCCAGAGTATCTGACGATAACCCCACAGGCAGTCCTTTTATGGAAAGGCAGATACTAGGGCGGAATATTCGTGGTAAACATGCCCAGTGTCATGCCGGTGTGATGCAAGAAATTAGTGTTGTAGAAAGAGGAGATGTGTTTACAACAATTAAATTTGTATATGATCTGCCAGGGACAATCCATTGCTGTGTGTTTGTGAAGTTTTTTAATGACATACCTAAGATTGACTTTAAACTTCAATTAGGGAAGACCATCTCCACGGACATTGAAAGTGTCTATATGCCATTATCTTTAGAACTGGATGATAAGCAGGTTTATATTAAAAAAGGAACAGAAGCTTTTAGACCTGGTGTTGACCAGATACCTGGAACATGTATGGAATATTATGGTACAGATACAGGCTTGGTCTACACATCCAAGGCAGGCAGTGTACTGATTTCAACACCTGATACCTTGATGATTTATATGGGTGACATGAAGCATCATGCCATCCAATTATGTGATAATCAAGAGGCAAATAATCAGCGTCCCGTTTATTCTTGGATCATGAACAATACTTGGGAAACGAATTTTAATCTCAATCTGGCAGGGTTTAATGAGTTTAGATATTCATTAACCTTAGCGGATACCATCAACATTAACGAAGCTTATAACACGTTAGATGAGTTACAGTTTAAACCTTACACATTCATTGTGGAGTAA
- a CDS encoding SDR family NAD(P)-dependent oxidoreductase gives MNNLFDLTGKVAVVTGGTKGIGAAIAKGLKDAGAKVWIHGSQEAFTRQEAEQHGYAYSYGDLSTKEGYQKLVDDVKAIETKVDILINNAGMEYYKSIEEGDHDYLDSIYQVNCKSPYFLVQALLPLLRKSSSGSIINVTSIHDVVPVRSNSSYCMSKASLAMYTKVAALELAKEGIRVNNLAPGAIATSMNEDLIEQMDFDRWIPLQRPGTCDEMIGPSIFLASEASSYMTGATLYVDGGYKENLLRY, from the coding sequence ATGAATAACTTGTTTGATCTCACAGGAAAAGTGGCTGTTGTAACCGGTGGTACAAAAGGAATCGGTGCTGCCATAGCGAAAGGCTTAAAAGATGCAGGGGCCAAGGTATGGATACATGGGTCTCAGGAAGCCTTCACACGACAAGAGGCTGAACAGCATGGTTATGCCTATAGTTATGGTGACTTATCCACGAAAGAAGGCTATCAAAAGCTAGTCGATGATGTGAAAGCCATTGAAACGAAAGTGGATATTTTGATTAATAATGCTGGAATGGAGTATTATAAGAGTATTGAAGAAGGGGATCATGACTATCTGGACAGCATTTATCAAGTCAACTGCAAATCCCCCTATTTTTTAGTACAAGCCCTGTTACCCTTACTAAGAAAATCATCCAGTGGGTCCATTATTAATGTGACGTCTATCCATGATGTGGTACCTGTGAGAAGCAATTCATCTTACTGCATGTCCAAAGCTTCATTGGCCATGTATACAAAGGTAGCCGCCCTTGAACTTGCAAAAGAAGGTATAAGGGTGAACAATCTAGCACCTGGTGCTATAGCCACCAGTATGAATGAAGATTTAATAGAACAGATGGATTTTGATCGGTGGATACCTTTGCAGCGCCCAGGAACATGCGACGAAATGATAGGACCTTCTATTTTTCTAGCTTCAGAAGCATCTTCTTATATGACAGGTGCCACCCTGTATGTGGATGGAGGCTATAAAGAAAATTTGTTAAGGTATTAA
- a CDS encoding AraC family transcriptional regulator, with translation MRYVLNTSRQVYMNKINLAQDYIEKHLAEALTVEQLAAIASFSPFHFQRIYRQITGESLYAYIKRLRLEKAVFLLLGNKERSIQDIALSLGFANQASFAKAFKGKFGKSASEFRRLDDGQNGNKIQEADVSKNGKVYDEKIKYTIPIELSVQTMASTHVVYVRHTGPYKGDSALFKSLFTKLYTYAQLKDYVKSDSKWYAVYHDFGDLTMEEQLRVSACMSTHEGVETEGEYGSMILEGGKYAVGRFLLKDDAYQLAWNYMLSKWLPESGCVPDDRMFFEYFPPQDYGEGKEERMVDIFIPITPLS, from the coding sequence ATGCGTTATGTACTGAATACATCGAGACAGGTTTACATGAATAAGATTAATCTGGCACAAGACTATATTGAAAAGCATTTGGCAGAAGCATTAACTGTTGAACAACTTGCAGCAATAGCTTCCTTTTCGCCCTTTCACTTTCAACGGATTTATCGTCAGATAACGGGAGAGAGTCTCTATGCCTATATTAAAAGACTACGTCTTGAAAAAGCTGTATTTCTTCTATTAGGTAATAAGGAAAGGTCTATTCAAGATATTGCCTTATCCCTTGGTTTTGCTAATCAAGCATCTTTTGCTAAAGCCTTCAAAGGAAAGTTTGGAAAGAGTGCATCAGAATTCAGACGCCTTGATGACGGTCAAAATGGTAATAAGATACAAGAAGCAGATGTTAGCAAGAATGGAAAAGTATATGATGAAAAAATTAAGTATACTATACCTATAGAATTATCTGTCCAAACCATGGCATCTACCCATGTGGTTTATGTTCGGCACACAGGTCCTTATAAGGGAGACAGCGCTCTTTTTAAAAGTTTGTTTACCAAGTTATATACCTATGCCCAATTAAAGGATTATGTAAAAAGTGATTCAAAATGGTATGCGGTTTATCACGATTTTGGTGATCTGACCATGGAAGAACAGCTGAGAGTCAGTGCTTGCATGTCTACCCATGAAGGGGTTGAAACAGAAGGTGAATATGGCAGTATGATTCTAGAAGGTGGGAAATATGCCGTTGGAAGATTTTTATTAAAAGATGATGCGTATCAACTGGCATGGAATTATATGCTATCAAAATGGCTTCCAGAAAGTGGCTGTGTACCAGATGATCGTATGTTTTTTGAGTATTTTCCACCTCAGGATTATGGTGAAGGCAAAGAGGAGAGAATGGTTGATATCTTCATTCCAATAACTCCTCTTTCATAA